Proteins from one Malaya genurostris strain Urasoe2022 chromosome 2, Malgen_1.1, whole genome shotgun sequence genomic window:
- the LOC131427724 gene encoding 6-phosphogluconate dehydrogenase, decarboxylating: MSAPKADIALIGLAVMGQNLILNMDSKGFVVCAYNRTVDKVKQFLDNEAKGTKIIGATSLQDMVNKLKKPRKIMMLVKAGSAVDDFINQLLPLIEKGDVIIDGGNSEHQDSARRYEELKAKGILYVGSGVSGGEEGARYGPSLMPGGHPDAWPLIKNIFQAICAKSNGDPCCEWVGEGGAGHFVKMVHNGIEYGDMQLICEAYHLMLALGMTQKEMAQEFDEWNKGVLDSFLIEITRDILNYKDEDGYLLERIRDTAGQKGTGKWTAIAALHHGVPVTLIGEAVFSRCLSALKEERTRASKQLSGPNKKPSVADRKAFLTHIRNALYCAKIVSYAQGFMLLREAADEYKWNLNYGGIALMWRGGCIIRSVFLGNIRDAFVRNPQLSNLLLDSFFKDAIVKNQQSWREVVSQAVLWGVPVPALSAALAFFDGYRSERLPANLLQAQRDYFGAHTYELLGKEGKFVHTNWTGKGGNVSASTYLA, from the exons ATGAGTGCACC GAAAGCAGACATCGCTCTAATTGGCTTAGCTGTCATGGGACAGAACTTAATCCTGAACATGGACTCAAAAGGGTTCGTGGTGTGTGCCTACAACCGAACTGTTGATAAG GTCAAACAATTCCTCGACAATGAGGCCAAAGGAACTAAAATCATCGGCGCTACTTCCCTACAGGATATGGTCAACAAATTGAAGAAGCCACGTAAAATTATGATGCTCGTGAAAG CCGGTAGTGCGGTGGACGATTTTATCAACCAGTTACTTCCGTTGATCGAGAAAGGTGACGTCATTATCGATGGAGGTAACTCCGAACACCAGGATTCTGCTCGCCGCTATGAAGAGCTGAAGGCGAAAGGTATTCTGTATGTGGGATCTGGTGTTAGTGGTGGTGAGGAAGGTGCTCGATATGGTCCCTCACTGATGCCCGGTGGCCATCCGGATGCTTGGCCGTTGATCAAGAACATTTTCCAG GCAATTTGCGCGAAATCGAATGGAGATCCGTGCTGTGAATGGGTTGGCGAAGGCGGTGCCGGTCACTTCGTTAAGATGGTTCACAATGGCATTGAGTACGGGGATATGCAGTTGATCTGCGAAGCGTACCACCTGATGTTGGCGTTGGGAATGACGCAGAAGGAAATGGCTCAGGAGTTCGATGAATGGAACAAGGGTGTACTGGATTCATTCCTGATCGAAATAACACGGGATATTCTGAACTACAAGGATGAAGATGGATACCTGTTGGAACGCATTCGAGATACGGCTGGACAAAAGGGTACCGGAAAGTGGACGGCTATTGCTGCCCTACATCACGGTGTTCCCGTCACACTTATTGGTGAGGCAGTCTTCTCGCGATGCTTGTCTGCCCTCAAGGAGGAACGAACCAGGGCTAGCAAGCAACTGTCCGGACCCAACAAAAAGCCATCGGTTGCAGATAGAAAAGCATTTTTGACTCACATACGTAATGCTTTATACTGTGCCAAAATCGTTTCGTATGCTCAAGGATTTATGCTGTTGCGAGAAGCTGCCGACGAGTACAAGTGGAACCTAAACTACGGTGGAATTGCTTTGATGTGGCGAGGAGGCTGCATCATTCGCAGCGTCTTCCTCGGTAACATTCGGGACGCTTTCGTAAGGAATCCTCAGTTGTCCAATTTGTTGTTGGACAGTTTCTTCAAGGACGCCATCGTGAAGAATCAACAATCGTGGCGTGAGGTGGTCAGTCAAGCTGTCCTATGGGGAGTACCGGTTCCCGCGTTGTCGGCCGCTTTGGCTTTCTTCGATGGCTACCGCTCGGAACGTTTGCCGGCTAACTTACTGCAGGCACAACGCGACTACTTCGGTGCCCACACTTACGAACTGCTTGGCAAGGAGGGTAAATTCGTACACACCAACTGGACCGGAAAAGGTGGAAACGTTTCGGCCAGTACTTATTTGGCCTAG